The genome window ACTTTGACGCAACACGATCGGAGATCGTACGTTATGGTAACGAAAGACTGACACGAGTCGAGCTACTCCATTTGTCGCTGTTGTCAGAAATTTGTAATTGCTGGTATAATTGGAGAAAAGAGGAATTTATTAGAAAGTACGAACAAGGTGTTTACGTACAAGGCTTCGTTTGTGAAAACAgcgatttgaaatatttattaggtGCAAAAGGATGagaaatttctttgtaaaacgAATTAGGAACGTTTTCTCCTTTACGGAAGTTTATCGTACGATAAACTGCTTGGATtatcgaaaaaggaaaacacgcgctaaaaattgaaaacgaagCCGCGtactaaatatttcgaattttttcttaGGATCTCTGTTCTTTAGTTACCTTCTTCTTCACGTAGAATCCAATCGTATCATCGGTTACAAAAGACCCCGTGCAACGAAAAACACGTGCCGCGTTCCTCGCTGGATAAATCTGTTTCCTTTCCGTTCCTCTTTTACGATTTCTTCTTCCGGCGAACAATGTCCATGAAAAAGCCCGTCTTTCCATCAAGAGACGATAAATCGTGCTATCCAGTCTCCTCCGATACTGATTCAGCTTTCATTGCAGACGTGATCGCAACACCGGTGGTGTACTCCGCTCAGACTCTGACCGGTGCCCTGATAGGAACCTGCTTCTTCTCGCTGGTAGCCGGATTCGCTTCCGGTTTCTGGTTCTCTCAGAGGCTACGCAGTGCCCCTTATCCGGAACCGTCGGAGCAACGACAACAACTGAACCGATTGACGGAAAGTTCGGAATCTCCAGGTTTCAACAACAAGTCGATCAACTTGGTGCTGAACGTACCACCTAAGAATCCAAATGGCAAGAACGCCAACTCGTCGGCGGAGAACAAGCCGGTGCAGAAAGTGAAGAAGACGTACATATGATATAGAAGACGACACAGGGCCGTCTGAGGCTTGCCGCAGGACCCCACGGGTTCCggctcttcttcttcctcttcttcctccgaTCTCGCGGAATCAGACGATcgcaacgacgacgacgacgacgacgacgacaacgatgacgacgacaacgacgatcATCTGGATAACATCGACGAGGAGAATCGGTTGACGCGTGTCACCGCCGGTTCCATGCTTGATCATCTGGCCAGACGTGACGAGGATGTCTACGAAGGTGTGGCCAATGAGGAGAGATCGCTCGAGTTCCTTGCCACCCACAGGGGGGTGCCTTACGATTCACGATCGATGTCGAAGGTGACCAATTACGACAGAAGATACGATCACCAGTTCGCCGCGCGAGAGTATACGGAGACAACGTTAACGGAATCGGTGAACAGGCTTCAGGATTACAACAGCAgtagcaacagcagcagcgcGAACAGTCTCGATGGTCTCTGCCAGGGACATCAACGAATAGTCAGCGATTTGAATCGCGGCAACGAATCGAGCACGCGCGATCATTACATGGTGCCCACTCGCGATCCCAGGGAACTCAATGAAAGAATCTTGTCGCTGTTCAATCCACAGTTCCTGCCGAACTTTAACGACATGATGATGTACGTGGGGAATCAGTACGACGCCAGACGAAGCCCACCGCCCAGATCACGATCGATGGCCGACGGAGAGAGTCGTTTGTTCAGGAGCTCGAGTTGTCGAAAGAAACGCGTCGGTGCGAGCTCAATGTTCTTCCGCCGTGGATTGACGTACGAAACGGCGCGCAAGTGACGCAAGTTGTCTCCTTTCGGATTCAAGCGAAGAATACAGAGTTGGATAACCCGTGATGAAACGTAAGACGACTCTCGGAGAACATCGTCGATTGatcgagaaaaaaaagatttcgatCGGAAGGAGAAACGCGTTCCGAAAGACCGAGCGGATTAGCTTCGGAACGGTTTAACTAGTTCTCTTCCTCCACGATCGCTCTTGCGTTTCCTATTGCAACTATCCTTCGTGATCGCGAAAACATCTTGATCCGTATGCTTTCTTGTACGGAGAACGAGTCTACGAAAGAAGACCACGATGTTATATGCATACTTAGTGTCGCCGTTACCTGAGATACCTCGAGAACGTGTACTCGAGATATgtacgtatttcttttttgtcgtCGTTCATGATCGTGTACAGACCGACCGTGTACGTTGCAAGACCACTTCCGGTGTCACGTGTCATATCGTCTGAGATGTATCGCGAGAACAGAGACACGCggactttgaaaatatttttttaaggtATATCACTTCAGGCTCTTTCCGATGTCTTTAAGCGCGGCATCGTGTATCGGACGCTCCAACCACACCTTGAGCTAATTTTTGTACGgaattcgatcgattttcgaATTCTTCCTTTCCGTTTCTCACCAGTACGGCAATGGAAGGATATGGGAAATGAAAGGCCACACAAAAAGGAATATAACCATGCAACAACGACGATGGGACAAAGGATCGACTCGTAGCTGTGTAATGTGATACGATCAGAGGAGAGACTGTGTTCGTAGCAGTGGCCTGCTTAGGTGCTTAGAACCTAAGAACGGTGATTTAAGGACGAAGACGAAGCGTTCAACACTTGGATCCTCGTTTCTCAAACTACCTTCTGCGAACTTTGGCCCCCATGGCCCCTTGACCGTTGACAAGCAACCAAGAAAATCCCAGTAGACAAAAACTCGCCAAAAAAGACAAGCTACTCGTtttacaagaagaaaaagttgCTTGCTGCGCAATGTCTATCAGATTCACTTTGTTCACGATCCTCGAGACAAAGTTGGACATAGTTCCAACAGTTGAGACGtagagagagaaaatattcaaagggACAACCAGAAAGAGTGAAAGTTTGAGAAACGTGGTCCCATGGAACGACGTTCCAAGCATTCGCACGAGACGAGGCGTGCCTTCCGTATATTAATTGTTGGCAAATTTCTGATTTATAAAACAGGAACGGGAGAATGCGGCCGGTATAGATTCGGGCAAGTGCCTCATTTATgcgtttcgtttaaaaataaatattcgatagTGGAAGAGGACAATGATAAGTTGGTGAAgatgaaaagagagagaaagagagagcgagCGCGCgagagcgaaagagagagagagaaagagagagagagacttATGTAAGACTTATTCAAAGTATTGTTGTGCACTTATTGCCGTGCTGTGAGTATATTGGTTATTAGCAAGAGAGAATCGTGGTGTTGAAGCACGTGTACggttattaaaatgaaaagtaaTAAGGAAGAAACATTTACCGCGTTGTGGCGCCTTCGAGAAGTTATGTATTTTTGGCTGGGACGTGTTACGAATCAATTTATCACTGTTAACGGTGTTCCGGGCGAGGTGTGGAggtgtatctttttcttttctttatttttattctataagATAAACGAAGTGATACTACGTTGCGAATGAATCGCTCGAATCCGATTATCGATGACTTCATTTGACTGCAGGATACCTCCGTGAGGTCAAGACGGTTTTAAGTTTTATAAATGTGGAAATGAAAGATAGAACTTTCGATACCCAAACTGCTAATagtttttatacgttttagaAAAAATACACAGGAATATTTATAGCGTAAGTAGAAAAAAGTAATACGAAAGTTTCTATCTTCCTTTATCGGTAATTTCATCGCACAgatatttcagaattttcatttgaatttcttCTAAATTCGGTATCCTTCTTCCAGTGTTAGGTGAAACATTAAGAACAATGATCTCTCGCGTTTTATTTTTCGCCGCTGGTAGAAGTATTAGTATAATTAAGAAAGGTATTTAGAGAAAGGAAACCGTCTTAAAAAGGAGATCGTTTTTCAACTTATTTTAATTGTGTATATACGTACTACTATGCTACGCTACGCTATACTGTACCCTAATCAAATTTAAAGCAGAGCAAAGTACATCTTCGTAGAAAAGACGatcaaataatgaaatgttcaagatataaaaattcggaTAATAAAGATTCTATCGTGCGGTATATAGAGATAtagttttaaatgaatttaatcgtTTCTCCGAACGATCTGATTTTGTGGAAAAATGTTGCAAGAAGCTAGAAACTGGAGGAAAAGTTCCGGTGAATTCCTTTCGCCAAGATCAAtcagtatataatataataaaatcaatgaaGAGGAGGACGCGACAAAGGTTCAGATAAACGCATTCGCGCGATTCGCTTCAGCTGGTATGTATTCCTTAGAGCCGATACTGCGTGTTATCCGACACCTTAGCGAAAACTTGGTAGCGTGTACGATAGTTCTCTACGACAAAGTATCCTCGAATAAAGCTCGGGAGGAGAGGAAACTTGAAAAAAGAAGGGGAGTCTTGGCGTGTTTGGCAAGATGTCTTTGACAATGGCGTAAATCGGTCTTACTAGCGCACAATAGCGAACACTGGGCATATTTCCTTTACAGCTTAAGGGCGGATAGAGCGCCTGTAACAAACTGCGGCTAACGTTTGTCCCAGATATCGAGTAAGATGGAAAAAGAACAAAGGAGGAATCTGAATATAGAAAGTCAAGAAAGGTGACCGTGATATCGCAAAAATAGAACGATTCGATTTTCTAGTTCTGCGTGAAATTAACGTCTCGGTATAGAGAGATGGAACGATTGCGAAAATTAGCTTTAGCCGTGCTTTTAGACGCTAGGAAAAGCGAATATTCGAGATGTTTCAGGAACTCATGGACTTTTAGAACGGTTGGAAAATCGTTAGAAACCATCGTCTTTCGTTTGACAGATGTTGTTAAGAGGATACATGTACCCTCTGCTCTTTTCATCGTCGATTCTAATATCAATGGGCAAACGTCCGGCTGCTCTCATGAACCAACACTGCCACGCCGATTCTGATATGCTTCGAACAGTAAAGGAAACGGTAAGACGAGTTCTAAGTAGATACATCGATTTTCACTGATTGTCACTGAGCGTTACCAATAATAGCacggaaaagaagaaataataaacgatcgattcgaaTAATGAGGAAGCTTGATGCAAACACACATGCTAGATAGAGATTATAACATACGCGTATTGAAACGGCCATTAATAGAGAGACACGGTCTGAATACAATGAAGGAGCAACGTAGAGAATGGTCTGAAGTTGCGTGctggaagaaagaagaaagtcgTGTACATAATAAgtagaaattgttttttatcGTTGAAATCATTTAGAAGCAAGGTCGAGAACATTCATTCGCTACGCTACTCGTCACGCGGACAGCAGTGGTACGCATTAATATTGTTtacgtatacatgtatacgcGTGTGCTGCATGAATCTttgatacatgtatatgtaaacATCGCATTTCCATTATTGCATattgtctatatatatacgcacacatatacatatatacatacatataccattgtatacatatatgtgtgtatgtgtgtgtgtacatgtatatgtatatacacgtatatacaaaaaatatatatatatattcatatattttttttttaatccgcatagataaaatataatatacgaatGAGAAAAAAAGTCGCGTTAAATGAAAAAGGCAGCTAATTACACACTTTTTTCGACGGTCTTTATGAAAGTCCGcgatcttttttaattaaaattccgcCGAGCACCCACGATGATCTCGTTAATGTTCGACTTCGCGAAGAACGACTAACAACTGAGTGTTCggcaaaaaaaatattttacgaaatatgatgtttatattatacagaaaaaaaaaaaacacatcCAACTTAGGTACCTTGTGTCGAGAtgagaaattatatatatatataaaattgaaagttatatatgtatataatttttatataagtcATATTGGCGGattgttatatgctataatatttctaaattagaGGAATCGAGGAggcatataaatatatatatatacatatgtatatagatatatatatattcatatgtatatatatatgtataaaatattatggaTGTACATGTATACAAAGCGTTTTATTAGAGTTTACGTGATTAGTTATTGTAAGGACGattgtacatattattactCCGTTTAAAATTGACTTGATCGCGCTAAACTTAGAACGAGATTTACCCTGTTAGGGGAACACTAGATTTTGCTCGATCATGTTTTCCtactcgtttttcttttacttttattgtttctctcatttaatttttaagacaGAAACGCTTGCACGCTAGCCCTATTTCCGAGCATGTGCATTTCATcgtttatacattatattcgAGTTCACTTTGAATCGAGAGATCGTAACgataagattattttttacgtcgaggaaaaagaagatgaaactGATCATAAAAACGCGCCAAGAGTCACGTGTGACGCGAAAATGATATTTGTACGATTTATTACGTACAGTTTTATAGAATCGCTGTTTTTaacataaaacaatttaatttgacgaaaatgaaactatcgatgtagaaatatattcgaagaaatttacaCACGAATTTTCACgctgaaacaaaaacgagattGTGACATAAAAACTCGAAGACTCTTACACGGAAGAACGTACAAGTCGATTCGTTACAAACATTGCTTACATACGGTTACATATACGATTGTCACTTTCTATTATCtacgtttcaaaaatttagCTAACCAACGTTTCCCTTTGTCATGAATTAACAATCAGCACACACAGTGACAAACATTTCAATATTGACTCAACGAAAAATCGAATTCACAAGGCAGAAACCGATTCTCGTACGACGTTAACCCAATGCTAATCTTCCGCGCGGTTTGCGCCAGGGATCGAGGGAAGAAATCCATTTTGCGGGTGGCAAACGAATTCGTAAGGGGAGAGTCGACCGTTTTACTCAGAAAATCGGTCTTGCCATAGTTGGAAAGTTTCGAAGGATTCCGCGATATCTCGCGCAATGGGTCAAGTATTCAAACGATTCGAATAATTTGGACGTATTCGAGTTATTCCAGTAAACCGGGAACGTTTTCTCTCTGCATAGTTCTTAGACGCTCCCACAATTCTTTCCCTCCCCGTACATTTGAAAGTCGAATCGACGCGACGTTCATCCGGTGGAAGAAATCTTCACTGAAAATTTACCGACGCATATTGTTAAGCCGAAAACACGTCACGCGCTAGCGCTAGGTTAGAACGTAATAACGATCGCATTAATTAGGTAAAGTAAATACAACATTCCAAGTAGAAGCCAGGACTGCCAATCGATTGATAAGCAGCAAACGAACTTCCGAAGAAGTATCCACGTCCGATAACTTTGAGCTTGACATATGTTACCACGATCACCTTTCTGATTAACCTTCAAAAGTTTAGAGTCGCCGATCGTTGTTTATTAAAAGCATattaacaaagaaatattaaagaacGTACCGTAATTTTCCCAGAAATCTAAACTTTGCCATACCAAGTACGGAAATATTTGTCGCATTTCCGCGTATAAACAAACgcgaataatataaatatatcaagtTTGTATCCACGACGTGTCTTGTCCAACGTTCAGAAAATGCGgagttaggttaggttagacCCTAGTTTCTTTTGCGGTGGATTTCAATACTAACATAAATAACTAATACGAAAGCAATTGGTGCGAAAAAGTTCAAATTTCTGAGAAAATTACGGTaggtttttcaatttttcttcgttaataGTTTTTTAATAACCAATGATCGGTGGCTTAAACCTGTGCAAGGTTACTCAGGAGAGTGAGCTTGATATCGTGTGTCAAGGTTAAGGTCATCGGATGTGGATTTTTCCGGAGATTAATCAATGAAAACTAGCAACGATTGGCGACTTTAGAATCATGTCAGTTTGAGTCAGACGTCTATCATGTTCTGCGTTTATTATAGAAAGTTCGATAATTGTTAACTCCTCGTAAAGCCGGACAAGTTCTATGATTCGCTCGTTAATGATCGCCTGTTCCTTTACAAAGTATTCTTGTAGATTCGAATAACGTGCGTGAAAGTAGcattcctttattttttatatcgcgTAGCCTCGTTCCGTATGTTGTAACGATCCCCTTTCCTTTTGATATTACACAATGgcttgaataaaaatatcctaAAAATAAATGACGAAGATGATCGTTGGAAGAACGATCCATTGGGAGTCTAGGAAGGTCGTATCGATATTATGCCTTGCAATTAATTCAAACTACTAAACGTGCAGTAAGCTTTAGAACAAGtaataaagattaatttaaaaggCACTTTTGTACGAACGTAAATCATATTTCTTGAATATCTTCGATATTATTCAGAGAAGTTACGAATGATATATCGAAAATCGACTGAATCGATGAATTTCTCGGATAATCCGACATTTATGTTCCCGCAAGCTTTCTCCGATCTCCGATAATCCTATGtcatcaaaattatataattcatcTTTAATTCGTcattaaaagaaacgaaaagatataCGTAATTCTTAAAAGCTTAAATCTTAAGTCAAAACGTAGGCTTGTCAGGCTTTACAACTGATATTTGCAATTATGATAATCCGCTTGAAATGTTTTATCAAAATGATTGGTCAAATTCGATAAACGAGGTAATTAttggttaaaaatattagttgATATGTCTTCGTAATTACGTGGATCAGTTAAACTCTCTGTAATCTATTCTTTGTAACGTTCATTTTGTAACATCGTCAACATTGGCAGATATCTGTCGTAGAACTATTATCACGACAAACATATACCCATTAAGCTATCCATTTGGACAACAATAATTCACTGACACGTCATTTTTAATAgttacaaatgaaatattctgtTTCATCGATTATTGTAACAATAAAAACTCGCGCTTAGTTGTTTCGTTCGGACTTTAGAAATTACTAACACGTACACGATAAATGCATAGACCTTGGTTAACTtcatatcataaatatatatagaggACGATGCTTGATAAGTGAACCGTTTGTACTAGAAACTATCTAATCTTACCACAATCtgctgtattttataattaatcacATAGAACGTTGGAGATCGGTGCCGGGAAACACCGATCAGTTGATTTTACCACATGCATGGAATGCTGACgccgttttattttatttagttttacgttctgtaaaaaatattaatcaaacgaTTGTATCTTTGCAAAAGACTCGTAAATAAACCAAAATGCTACCGCTCGaatataatttcgaaaataatcgTATCGTATAGTAC of Bombus pascuorum chromosome 6, iyBomPasc1.1, whole genome shotgun sequence contains these proteins:
- the LOC132908217 gene encoding uncharacterized protein LOC132908217, encoding MLDHLARRDEDVYEGVANEERSLEFLATHRGVPYDSRSMSKVTNYDRRYDHQFAAREYTETTLTESVNRLQDYNSSSNSSSANSLDGLCQGHQRIVSDLNRGNESSTRDHYMVPTRDPRELNERILSLFNPQFLPNFNDMMMYVGNQYDARRSPPPRSRSMADGESRLFRSSSCRKKRVGASSMFFRRGLTYETARK